From Bacteroidota bacterium, one genomic window encodes:
- the frr gene encoding ribosome recycling factor, with protein MQEQLTEEMEMQILDAEDQMKKAIQHLEVEISHVRAGRANPSVLDGLKVDYYGTLTPLNQVANISTPDARTINIQPWEKKMLGEIEKAIFQANLGITPMNNGEVIRLSVPVLTEERRKDLVKQVKQIGEGSKVTIRNSRKTGNEEIKKLQKNGLPEDVAKDAEDRIQKLTDKYSAEVEKHLGVKEQEIMTV; from the coding sequence ATGCAAGAGCAATTAACAGAAGAAATGGAAATGCAGATTTTGGATGCAGAAGATCAAATGAAAAAAGCGATTCAACATTTGGAAGTTGAAATTTCGCATGTGCGTGCAGGTCGTGCAAACCCATCTGTGTTGGATGGATTGAAAGTAGATTATTATGGCACATTGACACCGCTGAATCAAGTGGCAAATATTTCTACTCCCGATGCGAGAACTATTAATATTCAACCTTGGGAAAAGAAAATGTTGGGTGAAATTGAGAAAGCAATTTTTCAGGCAAATCTCGGTATTACACCAATGAATAATGGTGAAGTAATTCGCTTATCAGTTCCGGTATTGACAGAAGAACGCAGAAAGGATTTAGTGAAGCAAGTAAAACAAATTGGTGAAGGATCTAAAGTGACTATTCGCAATTCTCGTAAAACCGGAAATGAAGAAATAAAAAAATTACAGAAAAATGGATTGCCGGAAGATGTTGCAAAAGATGCAGAAGATCGCATTCAAAAATTAACAGATAAATATTCCGCAGAAGTAGAAAAACATTTAGGAGTGAAAGAGCAGGAGATAATGACGGTGTAG
- a CDS encoding UMP kinase, whose translation MAIKYKRILLKLSGEALMGNQNFGIDPERLHQYAEDIKEISALGVQVAVVIGGGNIFRGMSGKDSGIDRAQGDYMGMLATVINGMALQSALENVGVYTRLMSAIKMEQICEPYIRRRAVRHLEKSRIVIFGAGTGNPYFTTDTAASLRAVEVEADVLLKGTRVDGVYTADPEKDNTATKFDEITFKEVYAKGLNVMDMTAITLCEENHLPIIVFDMNKKGNLRQIMEGAQIGTLVKNKV comes from the coding sequence ATGGCAATAAAATACAAACGCATACTGCTGAAGTTAAGCGGTGAAGCCCTGATGGGCAATCAAAATTTTGGTATTGATCCGGAACGTCTGCATCAATATGCGGAAGATATCAAAGAAATTTCTGCTCTTGGTGTGCAGGTAGCTGTTGTAATTGGAGGTGGAAATATTTTCCGTGGAATGTCGGGTAAAGACAGTGGAATTGATCGTGCTCAAGGTGATTATATGGGAATGCTGGCAACGGTTATCAATGGTATGGCTTTGCAAAGTGCATTGGAAAATGTAGGCGTATATACCCGATTGATGAGTGCAATAAAAATGGAACAGATCTGTGAGCCTTATATTCGACGCAGAGCTGTTCGACATTTGGAAAAAAGCAGAATAGTAATTTTTGGAGCAGGTACAGGTAATCCATATTTCACTACAGATACTGCGGCATCACTTCGAGCTGTGGAAGTAGAAGCGGATGTGTTATTAAAAGGAACACGTGTGGATGGTGTTTATACTGCCGATCCGGAAAAAGATAACACAGCAACCAAGTTTGATGAAATCACTTTTAAGGAAGTATATGCAAAAGGTTTGAATGTGATGGATATGACGGCAATTACGCTTTGCGAAGAAAATCATTTGCCTATCATCGTTTTTGATATGAATAAAAAAGGTAACCTTCGTCAAATAATGGAAGGAGCACAAATAGGAACATTAGTAAAAAATAAAGTATAA
- a CDS encoding peptide MFS transporter: MIQPNTLEEIQDFKGKYPKQIWYLFFSEMWERFSFYGMRGMLTFFMIDQLFMDEKSANLQYGATQAFVYAFTFIGGLFADRILGFRKSLFWGGLLMITGSLILMADPHKFFFLGISFNIIGTGFFKPNISTMVGALYKDGDYRRDAGFSLFYSGINIGALLGGYLCIAIGKGTMLSSVVPANLTWNVAFGLVAIVMTISLLTFVYTRNSMATIGLTPFRDTTKPGNVTLKSKRWYEYAVYIGGLAAIPFIMMMVKTPKYVDYFMYIVGPASLIYLFYEMTKHSAAEVKRLFAALLFIVFSVVFWAIFEQAGGSLSIFAAHNLDNKLLGAVELDPNGVNNAANSLFVIIFAPILGILWIAMAKKKIEPNTIVKFGLGFLFLGLAFYVFYATRFFADANGMASLDVFTVAYFVVTLGELCLSPIGLSAMTKLSPTRLQGLMMGMWFLASAYGQYVAGLFGASIAGDVGAASNAEKLLIYTEGYKDMAVYAVIAGVILIVIAPFVRKRLMGHVH, translated from the coding sequence ATGATTCAACCAAACACTCTGGAAGAAATTCAGGACTTTAAGGGAAAATATCCAAAGCAGATATGGTACCTGTTCTTTAGCGAAATGTGGGAACGATTTAGTTTCTATGGTATGCGTGGCATGCTTACATTCTTCATGATAGATCAATTATTCATGGATGAAAAATCTGCTAACCTGCAATATGGTGCAACACAAGCATTCGTTTATGCTTTCACATTTATCGGTGGTTTATTTGCTGATAGAATTTTAGGATTTCGTAAATCATTATTCTGGGGTGGATTATTAATGATAACCGGCAGTTTAATTCTAATGGCTGATCCACATAAATTTTTCTTCCTCGGTATCAGCTTCAACATTATTGGAACAGGTTTTTTTAAACCTAATATTTCTACAATGGTGGGCGCACTTTACAAAGACGGAGACTATCGTCGTGATGCAGGATTTTCTTTATTCTATTCAGGAATAAATATCGGTGCATTGTTAGGTGGATATTTGTGTATTGCAATTGGAAAAGGAACGATGTTAAGTAGTGTTGTTCCTGCAAATCTCACATGGAATGTTGCATTCGGTTTAGTAGCAATAGTAATGACTATTAGTTTGCTCACATTTGTTTACACCCGAAATTCAATGGCAACAATTGGATTAACTCCATTTCGTGATACTACAAAACCCGGTAATGTTACTTTAAAATCAAAGCGTTGGTATGAGTATGCAGTATATATCGGAGGACTTGCAGCTATTCCATTTATTATGATGATGGTGAAGACACCAAAGTATGTTGATTATTTTATGTATATCGTCGGTCCTGCGAGTTTGATATATCTATTTTATGAAATGACAAAACATTCTGCAGCCGAAGTGAAGCGATTATTTGCTGCATTATTATTTATAGTATTCTCTGTTGTGTTCTGGGCAATATTTGAACAAGCAGGTGGATCACTTTCTATTTTTGCTGCACACAACTTGGATAATAAATTATTGGGTGCCGTAGAATTAGATCCCAATGGAGTGAATAATGCTGCCAACTCCTTATTCGTAATCATTTTTGCACCTATCCTTGGTATCTTATGGATTGCAATGGCTAAGAAGAAAATTGAACCAAACACAATTGTAAAATTTGGATTGGGTTTCTTATTCCTCGGACTTGCCTTTTATGTATTTTATGCAACACGTTTTTTTGCAGATGCAAATGGGATGGCATCACTCGATGTATTTACGGTTGCTTATTTTGTAGTTACACTCGGCGAATTATGTTTATCGCCTATCGGATTATCGGCAATGACAAAATTATCTCCCACTCGCTTACAAGGGCTGATGATGGGCATGTGGTTTTTAGCATCTGCTTATGGTCAGTATGTGGCCGGTTTGTTTGGGGCAAGTATTGCAGGCGATGTTGGTGCAGCAAGTAATGCAGAAAAATTATTGATATATACAGAAGGGTATAAAGACATGGCTGTGTATGCGGTTATTGCAGGTGTGATATTAATTGTAATTGCACCTTTTGTTAGAAAACGATTGATGGGTCATGTGCATTAA
- a CDS encoding transcriptional regulator, with protein MELKPIITEKNYTVAMLRIEELWGSKFGTPEGDELNELVTLIEKYEELNFPIRIM; from the coding sequence ATGGAATTAAAACCGATTATAACGGAAAAAAATTATACAGTTGCAATGCTGCGGATAGAAGAACTTTGGGGATCAAAATTTGGAACTCCGGAAGGTGATGAGTTGAATGAACTTGTTACTCTTATTGAGAAATATGAAGAGTTAAATTTTCCTATCCGAATAATGTGA
- a CDS encoding T9SS type A sorting domain-containing protein, producing MRFIYTVILLGCIIPKIVNSQSAPQLLKDIYPGDDHSYPQGFATINGSLIFSAYDGTNGIEFWKSDGTEAGTSMVKNIGPDAASYCESVYGCGPEFIVMNDIIYFRASDNIHGAEIWRSDGTDAGTYMVKDINPGLGDCSNSIFMTNQYFTVLDNVIYFAADGGGNNIELWRSDGTEAGTYLVKDFAVGQSSVPKYISAIDGNLYFQCKNADDEPELWKSDGTDAGSILLKKMWAIGYDNDRGFIKFGDYIYFAGDDAEIPYNLELWRTDGTPSGTQLFLELNPEDDDGGDPREFHILNDKLIFCAKPESEVALMVSDGTPEGTVRLQDKDAQNFTAGFYQLPTEDKLYFQGNNDDNESGLWITDGTDNGTSFLLAIESGSFENSFATVVNGNNIVFSGYDDDNGCTAIFQSDGTPEGSVMTYPCDVLTYPYQMYNYNGQIIVEAESETTGNEPWIISPEFTTSVYDVEIQTTIHLFPNPAINTITISVDDLLQNDITVLNAFGEIVYHSTLLSTTQTLDISFLSAGIYFLKAGNQITKFIKINA from the coding sequence ATGAGATTTATTTACACTGTAATACTGTTGGGATGTATAATCCCAAAAATTGTCAACTCTCAATCTGCACCACAACTATTAAAAGATATTTACCCGGGAGATGACCATAGTTATCCTCAGGGGTTTGCTACTATTAATGGATCGCTAATATTTTCCGCCTATGATGGAACAAATGGTATTGAATTCTGGAAATCAGATGGAACAGAAGCGGGTACTTCAATGGTGAAGAATATAGGACCTGATGCTGCTTCATATTGTGAATCTGTTTATGGCTGTGGTCCGGAGTTTATAGTTATGAATGATATAATTTATTTCCGTGCTAGTGATAATATACACGGTGCAGAAATATGGAGAAGCGATGGCACAGATGCAGGCACCTACATGGTAAAAGATATTAATCCTGGTCTAGGTGATTGCAGCAATTCTATATTTATGACGAACCAATATTTTACTGTGTTAGATAACGTAATATATTTTGCTGCTGACGGGGGTGGAAATAATATAGAGCTTTGGAGAAGTGATGGAACTGAAGCAGGAACATATTTGGTAAAAGATTTTGCTGTGGGACAAAGTAGTGTTCCGAAGTATATTTCAGCAATAGATGGCAACCTATATTTTCAATGTAAAAATGCCGATGATGAACCTGAGCTTTGGAAGAGTGATGGCACAGATGCGGGTTCTATTTTGCTAAAGAAAATGTGGGCGATTGGTTATGATAATGATAGAGGGTTTATAAAATTTGGCGACTATATTTATTTCGCAGGTGATGATGCAGAAATTCCATACAATTTAGAATTATGGAGAACTGATGGTACACCATCCGGCACTCAACTTTTTTTGGAATTGAATCCGGAAGATGATGATGGCGGCGATCCAAGAGAGTTTCATATTTTAAATGATAAACTTATTTTTTGTGCAAAACCGGAGAGTGAAGTTGCTTTAATGGTAAGTGATGGAACACCCGAAGGAACTGTTCGATTACAGGATAAAGACGCACAGAATTTTACTGCCGGTTTTTATCAATTACCTACAGAAGATAAATTATATTTTCAGGGAAATAATGATGATAATGAAAGTGGTTTATGGATAACCGATGGAACTGATAATGGTACATCTTTTCTCCTTGCAATTGAATCAGGATCATTTGAAAATTCCTTTGCTACAGTGGTGAATGGAAACAACATCGTTTTCAGTGGATATGATGATGATAATGGATGTACTGCAATTTTTCAAAGCGATGGAACTCCGGAAGGAAGTGTAATGACTTATCCCTGCGATGTGCTCACTTATCCCTATCAAATGTATAATTATAATGGACAAATAATAGTGGAAGCAGAATCAGAAACTACAGGTAATGAACCATGGATTATTTCGCCGGAATTTACTACTTCAGTTTATGATGTAGAAATACAAACTACAATTCATTTATTTCCGAATCCTGCAATAAATACAATTACAATTTCTGTTGATGATTTATTACAAAATGATATTACTGTATTAAATGCGTTTGGTGAAATAGTATATCATTCTACTTTGCTATCCACAACACAAACACTTGATATTTCTTTTTTATCCGCAGGAATTTATTTTCTTAAAGCAGGTAATCAAATTACTAAATTCATAAAAATCAATGCATAA
- a CDS encoding sulfite exporter TauE/SafE family protein, with amino-acid sequence MEILGYIGALLVGVTLGLLGAGGSILTVPVLYYLFGVDAELSTAYSLFIVGITALTGAIPNMRKGLVSYKTAIVFAIPSMLAVYITRAYILPGIPDYLFTAGDTVITKDIGIVLFFSIIMIAAALSMIIHGKRNPDTIEARLRFNYPVIIIEGIVVGVLTGMVGAGGGFLIIPALVLFARLPMKLAIGTSLLIIAFKSLFGFLGDIQSGQPIDWMFMLLFSAITVAGILLGTYLTNFVDGRKLKGAFGYFVLLMGAYIIIRELFLKV; translated from the coding sequence ATGGAAATACTTGGATACATAGGGGCATTATTAGTTGGCGTAACACTCGGACTGTTAGGTGCAGGTGGCAGCATTCTTACTGTGCCTGTATTATATTATCTGTTCGGTGTGGATGCAGAATTAAGTACTGCCTACTCTTTATTTATTGTCGGCATAACTGCACTTACCGGAGCTATTCCAAACATGCGCAAAGGATTGGTGAGTTATAAAACAGCTATTGTATTTGCAATTCCATCTATGCTGGCAGTTTATATTACCCGTGCATATATACTTCCCGGAATTCCTGATTATTTATTTACCGCAGGTGATACTGTTATTACAAAAGATATTGGTATTGTATTATTCTTTTCAATCATTATGATTGCAGCAGCATTATCAATGATTATTCATGGTAAAAGAAATCCGGATACTATTGAAGCTCGTTTGCGATTTAATTATCCGGTTATTATTATTGAAGGAATTGTAGTAGGTGTCCTTACAGGAATGGTTGGTGCCGGCGGTGGATTTTTAATTATTCCTGCATTGGTATTATTTGCACGCTTGCCGATGAAACTTGCTATAGGAACTTCATTATTAATTATCGCTTTTAAATCTCTGTTTGGTTTTTTGGGAGATATACAAAGTGGTCAACCGATTGACTGGATGTTTATGTTATTATTTTCTGCTATTACTGTTGCCGGAATTTTACTCGGCACTTATCTCACCAACTTTGTGGATGGCAGAAAACTAAAAGGTGCATTCGGATATTTTGTGTTGTTGATGGGTGCTTATATTATTATTCGTGAACTATTCCTGAAAGTATAA
- a CDS encoding T9SS type A sorting domain-containing protein, with amino-acid sequence MKSIIIISIILISNTYIFSQIPTYQWAYSIGDVGQENLDDIATDSENNIIISGQMYSTTDMDPTEFSEILYQIGQQDAFIEKFNADGYVEWGLNFGGAYYDGVYQIAVDKDDNIFAVGYYRGTIDCDPDMVDVANIPGYGGYDMFLVKFDKNGEFIWAHGFGDVSALDYDDFVNSVAVDDDGSVYITGQFRGSIDFDPGPDVHAINATITSIDCFAAKYNADGEYQWAFRISGFDGEYGTAITIDNNNDVIIAGQFEGTAEFSGHLITAAGGEILGYPKEGDVFIAKHNSDDGSYIWAKTIFGDTEQNAGYSNNAFALKTDADNNIYITGLLYGEGDFDMNDDEFIVTSYADYDNYFAKYSPDGDLIWVHTTAPKLPGYNLDMAIDGNNDIYLTGFFGYSTGVPYEADFDFNPDSIYALQSLGENDIYIAKYDSSAELLWAFSLGGSEYDYATAIALDNDYNICVGGWFFNTDDFDANPDSNFIWLPYTAPDWGDNIWMGKYKQDGITIPQDTTDNPSGIDEITQNNSFIIYPNPAENNIQLKNVNSELFNAQIEILNIHGEVINSFVYKNSSIDISALPVGLYFIRIENEIQKFVKSD; translated from the coding sequence ATGAAAAGTATTATTATTATATCAATCATTCTTATTTCGAACACATACATTTTTTCTCAAATCCCAACTTACCAATGGGCATATAGTATTGGTGATGTAGGTCAGGAAAACTTAGATGATATTGCCACTGATAGTGAAAACAATATTATTATTTCCGGACAGATGTATTCAACTACGGATATGGATCCTACAGAATTTTCTGAAATACTTTATCAAATAGGACAGCAGGATGCATTTATTGAAAAGTTTAATGCAGATGGATATGTGGAGTGGGGATTAAATTTTGGTGGCGCATATTATGATGGTGTTTACCAAATCGCAGTGGATAAAGATGATAATATTTTTGCTGTTGGATATTATAGAGGAACAATTGATTGCGATCCCGATATGGTGGATGTTGCAAATATTCCCGGCTATGGTGGTTACGATATGTTTCTGGTAAAATTTGATAAGAATGGGGAATTTATTTGGGCACATGGTTTTGGCGATGTAAGTGCGCTTGATTATGATGATTTTGTAAATAGTGTGGCTGTAGATGATGATGGCAGTGTTTATATAACCGGGCAATTCAGAGGTAGTATTGATTTTGATCCGGGTCCTGATGTTCATGCAATTAATGCGACTATAACTTCTATAGATTGTTTTGCTGCAAAGTATAATGCAGATGGTGAGTATCAATGGGCATTTCGAATTTCCGGCTTTGATGGTGAATACGGAACTGCAATTACAATTGATAATAATAATGATGTAATTATTGCCGGACAATTTGAAGGTACTGCAGAATTTTCCGGTCATTTAATTACTGCTGCGGGAGGAGAAATATTAGGTTATCCTAAAGAAGGAGATGTATTTATTGCAAAGCATAACAGCGATGATGGAAGTTACATTTGGGCAAAAACAATTTTTGGAGATACAGAACAAAACGCCGGATATAGCAATAATGCTTTTGCTTTAAAAACAGATGCGGATAATAATATTTACATTACTGGATTACTTTATGGCGAAGGAGATTTTGATATGAATGATGATGAATTTATTGTTACTTCTTACGCTGACTATGATAATTATTTTGCAAAATATTCTCCCGATGGAGACTTAATTTGGGTACATACTACTGCACCAAAATTGCCGGGTTATAATCTTGATATGGCAATAGATGGTAATAACGATATTTATCTCACTGGCTTTTTTGGTTATAGTACAGGCGTTCCTTATGAAGCAGATTTTGATTTTAATCCGGATAGTATTTATGCATTGCAAAGTTTAGGTGAAAATGATATTTATATTGCAAAATATGATAGCAGTGCTGAGCTGTTGTGGGCATTTAGTCTTGGTGGTTCTGAATATGATTATGCCACAGCAATTGCATTAGACAATGATTATAATATTTGTGTTGGAGGATGGTTTTTTAATACCGATGATTTTGATGCAAATCCTGATTCCAATTTTATTTGGCTTCCATATACTGCTCCCGATTGGGGCGATAATATCTGGATGGGAAAATATAAACAAGATGGTATTACAATTCCACAAGACACTACTGATAATCCAAGTGGGATAGATGAGATTACACAAAACAATAGTTTTATAATTTATCCGAATCCTGCTGAAAATAATATTCAACTAAAAAATGTAAACAGTGAATTATTCAATGCGCAAATTGAAATCTTAAATATTCATGGAGAAGTTATTAATTCATTTGTATATAAAAATTCAAGTATTGATATTTCTGCTCTTCCGGTTGGTTTATATTTTATACGAATAGAAAATGAAATCCAAAAATTTGTGAAAAGCGATTAA
- a CDS encoding MGMT family protein: protein MPKENFFDLVWQVVRLIPKGRVSSYGAIAKYLGTGMSARTVGWALNASHGVKPKVPAHRVVNRNGMLSGKFHFATPDAMQHALEKEGIKVENDKVVDFKKLFWDPFTMDNLQWTVDNEKNRYY, encoded by the coding sequence ATGCCCAAAGAAAATTTTTTTGATCTCGTTTGGCAGGTAGTCAGATTAATTCCGAAAGGAAGAGTGTCGAGCTATGGCGCCATCGCAAAATATCTGGGAACAGGAATGAGTGCCCGCACTGTCGGATGGGCATTGAATGCATCTCACGGAGTAAAACCAAAAGTGCCGGCACACCGGGTTGTAAATCGCAATGGTATGCTCAGTGGAAAATTTCATTTCGCTACTCCTGATGCAATGCAACATGCTTTGGAAAAAGAAGGAATAAAAGTTGAAAATGATAAAGTTGTTGATTTCAAAAAATTATTCTGGGATCCTTTTACAATGGACAATTTACAGTGGACAGTTGACAATGAAAAAAACAGATATTATTAA
- the fabG gene encoding 3-oxoacyl-[acyl-carrier-protein] reductase has protein sequence MKLLEGKTALITGASRGIGEAIAIRFAEAGASVAFTFLSSEEKAKVLEEKLIASGVKAKGYKSNAGNYSEAEKLIADVLQDFGALDIVVNNAGITRDNLLLRMSELEWDDIMNTNLKSVFNITKHAIKPMMRAKKGSIINMSSIVGDIGQAGQANYAASKAGIVGFTKSIAKELGSRNIRCNAIAPGFIQTDMTDALNDQTKETYFKQIPLGRFGSTTEVADVALFLASDMSGYVTGQVISVCGALNT, from the coding sequence ATGAAATTACTCGAAGGAAAAACAGCATTAATAACCGGCGCATCAAGAGGTATTGGTGAAGCAATTGCAATTCGGTTTGCGGAAGCGGGTGCATCTGTTGCATTTACATTTTTATCGTCGGAAGAAAAAGCAAAAGTGTTAGAAGAAAAACTGATTGCCTCCGGTGTAAAAGCAAAAGGTTATAAAAGCAATGCAGGGAATTATTCGGAAGCAGAAAAATTAATTGCGGATGTATTGCAGGATTTTGGTGCATTGGATATTGTAGTAAATAATGCAGGGATCACTCGTGATAATTTGTTGTTGCGCATGAGTGAATTAGAATGGGATGATATTATGAATACGAATTTGAAATCTGTGTTTAATATTACCAAACATGCAATTAAACCGATGATGCGTGCAAAGAAAGGAAGCATTATAAATATGTCTTCGATAGTTGGAGATATTGGTCAGGCAGGACAAGCAAATTATGCAGCATCCAAGGCAGGTATTGTTGGCTTCACAAAATCAATTGCAAAAGAATTAGGCTCACGTAATATTCGTTGTAATGCGATTGCTCCCGGATTTATTCAAACAGATATGACGGATGCGCTGAATGATCAAACCAAAGAAACTTATTTTAAACAAATACCACTCGGCAGATTTGGAAGCACAACTGAAGTTGCAGATGTTGCATTATTTCTTGCAAGTGATATGTCGGGTTATGTTACAGGTCAGGTGATAAGTGTTTGTGGTGCGTTGAATACATAA
- a CDS encoding rhodanese-like domain-containing protein: MTIKIIALLIVFFVIGFIAIKNVRAQVHVNNKAYDVTLSTLLSHSVNEVDVNEVANSKDIVLLDAREKNEYDVSHIEGAIWVGYDNFNLNRINTIPKDKNIIVYCSVGYRSEKIAEKIIADGYTNVSNLYGGIFEWVNTNHTVVNDSNIPTDSIHAYDKAWGVWLQRGVKVY; this comes from the coding sequence ATGACTATTAAAATCATCGCACTGTTAATTGTATTTTTTGTAATTGGATTTATCGCCATTAAAAATGTGAGAGCACAGGTGCATGTAAATAATAAAGCATATGATGTTACACTTTCTACTTTATTAAGTCATTCGGTAAATGAAGTTGATGTAAATGAAGTAGCAAATTCTAAAGACATTGTTTTATTAGATGCCCGTGAAAAAAATGAATATGATGTTAGTCATATTGAAGGTGCAATTTGGGTGGGTTATGATAATTTTAATTTGAATCGTATTAATACTATTCCCAAAGACAAAAATATTATTGTGTATTGCAGTGTTGGCTATCGCAGTGAAAAAATTGCGGAGAAAATAATTGCAGATGGTTATACAAATGTTTCTAATTTATACGGCGGCATTTTCGAATGGGTAAATACAAATCATACTGTTGTAAATGATTCAAATATTCCCACCGATTCAATACATGCCTATGATAAAGCCTGGGGAGTTTGGCTGCAAAGAGGAGTGAAAGTTTATTAA
- the trmB gene encoding tRNA (guanosine(46)-N7)-methyltransferase TrmB: MPKRKLQKFAALHTFTNVLQHTHYKNPALHNSVGEEVNYKERWSADFFRNDNPLILELACGKGEYTIDMAKAMPDKNFIGIDIKGNRIHTGAKLGMEQQIRNAAFIRMEITQLPLFFAANEVSEIWITFPDPHLKPCKDQQRLTSERFLNIYKHFLKPGGLIHLKTDDPTLYNFTLETIADTNAILLFNDDDIYSKPLHHPFLTIKTYYEKMHLAEGKKIKYVQMKLISRFSD; this comes from the coding sequence ATGCCAAAACGGAAACTACAAAAATTTGCTGCTCTTCACACCTTTACTAATGTATTGCAACACACACATTATAAAAATCCTGCATTGCATAATTCTGTGGGTGAAGAGGTAAATTATAAAGAACGGTGGAGTGCAGATTTTTTTAGAAATGACAATCCATTGATTTTAGAATTAGCATGCGGTAAGGGAGAATATACAATTGATATGGCGAAGGCAATGCCCGATAAAAATTTTATTGGTATTGATATAAAAGGCAACCGCATTCATACAGGTGCAAAACTTGGAATGGAACAGCAAATAAGAAATGCTGCATTTATAAGAATGGAGATTACTCAACTTCCACTTTTTTTTGCTGCAAATGAAGTGAGTGAAATCTGGATAACATTTCCCGACCCGCATTTAAAACCATGTAAGGATCAGCAACGGTTAACGAGTGAAAGATTTTTAAACATCTACAAACATTTTCTGAAACCCGGTGGATTAATTCATTTAAAAACTGATGATCCTACACTCTATAATTTCACTTTGGAAACTATAGCAGACACAAACGCAATTCTACTTTTTAATGATGATGATATTTACAGCAAACCATTACATCATCCTTTCCTCACCATAAAAACCTATTACGAAAAAATGCATCTTGCAGAAGGGAAGAAAATTAAATATGTGCAGATGAAATTAATTAGCAGATTTAGTGATTAG